The proteins below come from a single Mya arenaria isolate MELC-2E11 chromosome 8, ASM2691426v1 genomic window:
- the LOC128242267 gene encoding carboxypeptidase B-like, protein MGLNMDFAAVSTVSLVFLVLIPLAFTAGPLTGHSVLRVWPAGEKQVTLLQELLSMRKSLDIWKGPSCATCPVDIRLTPFEYDDVTSSLKENNFKVETMISDIQHVLDSQRRDLKYKPKAAVFDYSKYHTLDEINAWTMNITNVYDSMTSVFNVTKSYEGRSLMGFKISTPSPFARSAFWIEGGIHAREWISPATVIYMVGQMLDRYKIDPDITTLVDSFEWYILPVTNPDGYAYTWQSDKTRLWRKTRSKHGLCYGVDPNRNWDIEWSKSGASKDPCSDTYCGPKAFSEVEVKGVSDFLRNISGLKGFIDFHSYSQLWMSPWGYTKKLPKDFKQQDEGSAAAVDALQKVFGTKYEHGTIANIIYTASGSSADWTYGKIGVKYSYGVELRDTGKYGFLLPADQIIPSGQETLQALIGLAAYIKDNS, encoded by the exons GCACTCGGTTTTGAGGGTATGGCCAGCAGGAGAGAAGCAAGTGACCCTATTGCAGGAACTACTTTCAATGAGAAAG TCCCTCGATATCTGGAAAGGTCCATCATGCGCCACCTGTCCTGTTGATATTCGTTTGACGCCATTTGAATACGATGACGTCACTTCctctttaaaagaaaataattttaaagttgaaacGATGATATCAGATATCCAGCACGTGCTTGATTCCCAGAGGAGGGATTTGAAATACAAACCAAAAGCTGCAGTGTTTGATTATTCCAAATATCACACTTTGGATGAG ATCAACGCGTGGACCATGAACATAACAAACGTCTACGACAGTATGACGTCAGTCTTCAACGTCACCAAGTCTTATGAAGGCAGATCCTTGATGGGTTTTAAG aTTAGCACCCCGTCGCCGTTCGCCCGCTCTGCATTTTGGATCGAAGGCGGAATACACGCGAGGGAGTGGATCTCTCCTGCAACGGTCATATATATGGTTGGACAG aTGCTGGACAGGTACAAGATAGACCCTGATATCACAACGTTGGTCGACTCTTTTGAGTGGTATATTCTTCCGGTCACTAATCCAGACGGTTACGCTTACACGTGGCAAAGTGACAAG ACGAGACTTTGGAGAAAGACGCGCTCCAAGCACGGGCTGTGTTACGGGGTCGACCCCAACCGGAACTGGGATATAGAATGGTCAA AATCGGGTGCAAGTAAGGACCCTTGCTCCGACACATACTGCGGCCCTAAAGCATTTTCGGAAGTAGAAGTGAAAGGCGTGTCCGATTTCCTGCGGAACATCTCGGGACTTAAGGGGTTTATTGATTTTCATAGCTACTCACAACTGTGGATGTCGCCATGGGGATACACCAAGAAACTTCCAAAAGATTTTAAACAACAA GACGAGGGTTCCGCAGCAGCGGTAGACGCTCTGCAAAAGGTTTTTGGGACAAAGTACGAACATGGAACCATTGCGAATATCATTT ATACCGCCAGTGGAAGCAGTGCAGATTGGACCTACGGGAAAATTGGCGTCAAGTACTCTTATGGCGTCGAGCTGCGTGACACCGGCAAGTACGGATTTCTTCTTCCGGCAGACCAGATCATTCCTTCTGGTCAAGAAACTCTGCAAGCTCTCATAGGGTTGGCTGCTTACATTAAGGACAATTCATGA